The genomic DNA AAAGTTCGCTCGTGCACGATCCCTGCGGGGTGTTTGCGTTCGATCGGCGTTTCCACTGACTGCCCAAGAATCGGGTTTCTTTGATCTGTGTTGTCGTACCTGCAAGGGGCTGGCGATGCGTTGATTGGGAGCCACCGCGGAACTTCGCTCGCACCTTCGGTGGATGTGTGCAGCGTGTTCTTGAGACGGAATTGTTTCAATCGATTTCCATTCAACGCCGGGTGTGGCTAGGCCCCCAGAGCGCTGCGTGGAGCAAGACGCTTCGGGAAAAGGAAAACATTAGTATGTCTACGGCATTTCTTTCGGATCTGCGAAATCAGACCGTTGCCGAATTGGTAACCGCCGCTCAAGCAGGCGATCGGCTCGCATTTGGTGAATTGTTCGACCGCTACCGGCCTCAGGTCATCGGGTTGGCGATTCGTCGCTTGGGTAGCGTCGACGAGGCTGAAGAGTTGGCACAGGATGTGTTTGTGCAAGCGATGCAAAAGATCGATCAGTTGCGTGTCCCGGAAGCCTTTGGCGGCTGGGTTCGTCAGATCGTACATCGGATGGCGATCAACCGGTTCACTCGGCGGCCTCGCGCCGTCGCGTGCGATCCGGTGACGCTCGATGCAACTTGCTTCGATTCGGGAACTCCCGAGGATGTGGCGATCGATCGCGAGAACGCCGCCTACATCCACGAGGGCCTGGGGCGACTTGGCGACATGGATCGGCAGACGCTCGAAGCGTTTTATCTCGACGGGCAGAGCTTGATCGAGATGAGCGATGCTTTCGACGCGCCGGTCGGTACGATCAAGCGACGTCTGCACGTCGCTCGCAAGCGACTGGCTAAGGAGTTGGACGTTTTGCAGGCGGTTTGAATCGCGTGGAATTTCGTTCCAAACTGGCTCGGTGGTGTCTGGGGCTGCCTGTCGTTAATCGCTTGGGGGGCAGTTCGGCATCGCACCCTTTGGTAACATCACCCGCGTAACGTTAACTGCAGCTCCCGTCGGCGTTTGCCCCTTGGGAGTTGCGGTTCAGCGGTGATTTTTCCAGAGTTTAGGCGCGAAAGCGGACCATGTTTCGATCAACTGCCTCGCGGGGGGTGCCAGCTGCTCGGGGGTTGTTGAAGTCCGCTCGTCAGGTGATCCGCCGGCAGTCCCCCGTTTTTCAATGGGGCTTGGACGAGTGTGCTCAGTCGGCTGCAGGGACAGCGGTGACTATCAAGGGCTGGGTGTTGATTCAGCCTAACCGGTTCGCTTGGGGCGAAGTTCCCGAAGTCGCTGCGTCGCTGGATGCTCATGTTGAAATCGTCCGGCCGCTGGATCAGTTGCGACCCGATGTGATCGCAGGTTTCTTTTCCGGAGCTGCCGCAGATCACCCTCAGCTTCGGTGTGGCTTCCGATTCGTCGTAGCCCCGCAGGTTGAACCTGTGAAGTTGTCCCTGCGGTTGGATGGACGGCAGTGGGCGTTGGCTGAAGTCGCAGCGACGGGGGTGGAGTCGGAACGCGATCTCGCATCGAAGGTGTTGCATGGGAAAGCGGGTTGGTTGTTTCTTAGAAACGACACCAACAACAGTGCCTGTCAGCACGATGGAACGCTGAGATTGACACGCAAAGGACTGCGGAGTTGGCGGAGGTACTCGCGGCGACTGCAGCAAATGGGGAGTAGGGTTGGGGCTCCGGTCGCTCTTTTGTTGTCGCCAACGAAGGAGAGTGTTTTACCGAAGTACTATCCTCATGCTGTAGGCCAGCAGACTCTCCAGGAGCAACTTGGGGCGGTAATTCCTGATGAGATGCTGGTCCATCCCGTGACGCCACTTTCGGCGATTGGTGACGAATCCTATTTGACTGCCGACACGCACTTCAGCGACCGCGGGGCGATGGTGGCAACCGTCGAGGTGGCGAGGACGCTTCGTTTGCCTTTGGCGGATGTGGTTTCGCTGTTCGCAAATGACAGGTATCGGCCGGAGGAAATTGTCGGTGATCTGGGCAGAAAGCTCTCTCCGGTGCAAACGTCGTCGACGCAAGTGCTGGAGTCGTACGATTACCGCAAGGTGGTTGTCTATGACAATGGGCTGCCATTTTTTGGTCGCATCGTCGTCACGGAGAATCGCGATGCTTTGTTGAAAAAGACCTGCTTGGTTTTCGGATCATCGTCCAGCTATCCGATGTTGAAATACAGCAGTCGAATTTTTCATCGCGTCGTGTTGGCTCACACGGCAGCGAATCTCGATCCACAACTGATATCGAAGCTGAAGCCTGATTATGTCGTTGGACAGACGAACGCTCGATTCATCGTGCGGGTTCCGAAGCTGAACTATTGCATCCCCGCGCTCATCCAAAAAATCCTCTCGGAGCAAACCGAAGCGGGGCGCCAGGCGACGCTTTCAAACCAGGTGGTTGCGAACGAACATTGGCTGAAGCAAACGGGGATTGGTTTTTATCACCAGACGGTTGTTGAAGCCCTTGAGAAACGCGTGCGAGGGGCTGGGGAGAGTTAGGTTGTCTTCGCTTCTGGCGGACTCGTTCGATGTGTCCGATGCTGCAGCATTGGACGCCGCCGGCTGACAGCAGGCTGAACTTGGCTGCCGCTGGAGTGCTGGTCGATAACGCCGCATCTCAGGTCGACAGCGACTTTGCCCGCGCGAAGGCTAACCGTTGCCAGTGGGGACGCACGGCGACACGCCCGTGTTCGTTTCGGCTGGCTAGGACAGTAGTTCTTCGGCGGAATAACCAAACGCCGATGTGATTGGTCGCCTCGCGTTGGATTTGTTGTTCAGGCTTCAACGTGTGACTGCTGCTAATCGGGGATCGAATTCGTGTTGTCTTCTTAGTTCGTGTTTTGCGTTTTAGTGTTGCGTGATGAACTTGGTGTGCGGTTGCGCATCGAGTTGTTGGGGTAGAGGGCGGATTGGAGTCAAGCCAGTGTTCTTGGCGACCGTTCGCAAGCGTATTTGAATCGCTGGAGGGCGTGGCGTGGATGCCGTGGCAATCCCTCGCTCCGTCGAGTTTCCCCCTCGTCCTTGTAAGTGCTTCTTCTATTGTCGGGTCGTGATGTTTTTATCGTGATCATGCGATGGGGCAGCAAGGCTGCTCGGCCAAAAAAACGCAGG from Rosistilla carotiformis includes the following:
- a CDS encoding RNA polymerase sigma factor, which translates into the protein MSTAFLSDLRNQTVAELVTAAQAGDRLAFGELFDRYRPQVIGLAIRRLGSVDEAEELAQDVFVQAMQKIDQLRVPEAFGGWVRQIVHRMAINRFTRRPRAVACDPVTLDATCFDSGTPEDVAIDRENAAYIHEGLGRLGDMDRQTLEAFYLDGQSLIEMSDAFDAPVGTIKRRLHVARKRLAKELDVLQAV
- a CDS encoding alginate O-acetyltransferase AlgX-related protein, giving the protein MKSARQVIRRQSPVFQWGLDECAQSAAGTAVTIKGWVLIQPNRFAWGEVPEVAASLDAHVEIVRPLDQLRPDVIAGFFSGAAADHPQLRCGFRFVVAPQVEPVKLSLRLDGRQWALAEVAATGVESERDLASKVLHGKAGWLFLRNDTNNSACQHDGTLRLTRKGLRSWRRYSRRLQQMGSRVGAPVALLLSPTKESVLPKYYPHAVGQQTLQEQLGAVIPDEMLVHPVTPLSAIGDESYLTADTHFSDRGAMVATVEVARTLRLPLADVVSLFANDRYRPEEIVGDLGRKLSPVQTSSTQVLESYDYRKVVVYDNGLPFFGRIVVTENRDALLKKTCLVFGSSSSYPMLKYSSRIFHRVVLAHTAANLDPQLISKLKPDYVVGQTNARFIVRVPKLNYCIPALIQKILSEQTEAGRQATLSNQVVANEHWLKQTGIGFYHQTVVEALEKRVRGAGES